One genomic window of Kaistia geumhonensis includes the following:
- a CDS encoding MFS transporter: MATRSVPGTGEDPVRPMTSGEKKVIFASSLGTVFEWYDFYLYGALATIIGAQFFSQFPKATADIFALLAFAAGFLVRPFGALVFGRLGDLVGRKYTFLVTILIMGLSTFIVGLLPGYNQIGIAAPIILIIMRLLQGLALGGEYGGAATYVAEHAPHGRRGFYTSWIQTTATLGLFLSLLVILFTRTAVGEASFAAWGWRVPFLVSVILLGVSLWIRLQLNESPAFLKMKEEGTHSKAPLKEAFGKWSNAKIALLALLGLTMGQGVVWYTGQFYALFFMQSILKVDGYTANLLIAWSLVLGTGFFVFFGWLSDKIGRKPIIMAGCLIAALAYFPLFGMLTSVGNPALEKALDTVKVEVSADPAGCGNLFNPVGTRVFTAPCDVARDFLAKNSIRYTTIAAPAGSPVKIVINGQDFPAFDPAGATDPKAARADWDKATLGALQAAGYPKPGDAGIVKMNSPFDFNSQVLSIIGLLFILVIFVTMVYGPIAAALVELFPTRIRYTSMSLPYHIGNGWFGGLLPATALAMVAQTGNIYFGLWYPIFFATICFVIGVLFIPETKDRDIYAND, translated from the coding sequence ATGGCGACGCGGTCAGTTCCGGGCACGGGCGAGGATCCCGTGCGGCCGATGACGTCCGGCGAGAAGAAGGTGATCTTCGCCTCATCGCTGGGCACGGTCTTCGAATGGTATGATTTCTATCTCTACGGCGCCCTCGCGACGATCATCGGCGCGCAGTTCTTCAGCCAGTTCCCGAAGGCAACGGCGGACATCTTCGCGCTGCTCGCCTTCGCCGCCGGTTTTCTCGTCCGTCCTTTCGGCGCGCTGGTCTTCGGACGGCTCGGCGATCTCGTCGGCCGGAAATACACCTTTCTCGTCACCATCCTGATCATGGGCCTGTCGACCTTCATCGTCGGCCTCCTGCCCGGCTACAACCAGATCGGCATCGCCGCGCCCATCATCCTGATCATCATGCGCCTCCTGCAGGGCCTCGCCCTCGGCGGCGAGTATGGCGGCGCCGCCACCTATGTCGCGGAACACGCCCCGCATGGCCGACGCGGCTTCTACACGTCCTGGATCCAGACGACGGCGACGCTCGGGCTGTTCCTGTCGCTCCTCGTCATCCTCTTCACCCGCACGGCGGTCGGCGAGGCGAGCTTCGCGGCCTGGGGCTGGCGCGTGCCGTTCCTCGTCTCGGTGATCCTGCTCGGCGTTTCCCTCTGGATCCGGCTCCAGCTCAACGAGTCGCCGGCCTTCCTCAAGATGAAGGAAGAAGGGACGCATTCGAAGGCCCCGCTCAAGGAGGCATTCGGCAAGTGGTCGAATGCGAAGATCGCGTTGCTCGCGCTGCTCGGCCTCACCATGGGCCAGGGCGTGGTCTGGTATACGGGCCAGTTCTATGCGCTGTTCTTCATGCAGTCGATCCTGAAGGTCGACGGGTACACCGCCAACCTTCTCATCGCGTGGTCGCTTGTGCTCGGCACGGGCTTCTTCGTGTTCTTCGGCTGGCTTTCGGACAAGATCGGCCGCAAGCCGATCATCATGGCCGGCTGCCTGATCGCGGCACTCGCCTATTTCCCGCTCTTCGGCATGCTGACCTCGGTCGGCAATCCGGCGCTGGAGAAGGCGCTCGACACCGTGAAGGTCGAGGTCTCCGCCGATCCCGCCGGCTGCGGCAACCTGTTCAACCCGGTGGGCACGCGCGTGTTCACGGCGCCCTGCGATGTCGCCCGCGACTTCCTCGCCAAGAACTCGATCCGCTACACGACCATCGCCGCGCCGGCCGGCAGCCCGGTCAAGATCGTGATCAACGGGCAGGACTTCCCGGCCTTCGATCCGGCCGGGGCCACCGATCCGAAGGCAGCGAGGGCCGACTGGGACAAGGCGACGCTGGGAGCGCTGCAGGCCGCGGGCTATCCGAAGCCGGGCGATGCCGGCATCGTCAAGATGAACAGTCCGTTCGACTTCAACAGCCAGGTCCTGTCGATCATCGGGCTCCTGTTCATCCTCGTCATCTTCGTGACGATGGTCTACGGCCCGATCGCGGCCGCGCTGGTGGAACTCTTCCCGACGCGCATCCGCTATACCTCGATGTCGTTGCCCTATCACATCGGAAACGGCTGGTTCGGAGGCCTGCTGCCGGCGACGGCGCTCGCCATGGTTGCACAGACCGGCAACATCTATTTCGGTCTCTGGTATCCGATCTTCTTCGCCACGATCTGCTTCGTCATCGGCGTGCTCTTCATCCCGGAGACGAAAGACCGCGACATCTACGCCAACGATTGA